The segment TGGGCGGGCATGCTCTCAACCAGTGCGGTTCAGGTGGAATGTCCGGAGTGTCATAAGCTGACCAAAATGCTGGGCAAAACCGACCGCTGCATGTTCTGCCACACCATCCTCACCATGGACCCTGCACAAGCTACCATTACTGCCGAGGAGCTTGAAGCCCAGCAACTGAAACACTAATCCTATCCAAGCCGTGCTTACTGACATTATGCATTTATTAAGAGACAAGGTAATGTAAGAATAGTATTGTCTGCCAAAAAAGGTGTTGTCCACTGTAGGACAACACCTTTTTATATTGAGATCATCTTATTTTATAATTCCCTTCAATGCTTCCCATGCCTCCGGACTGGCGAAGCTGCGGTTCCAGGCTGCCACACCGCCCAGCTTCAAGGACTGGGCCAGCTCTACCCTGGCTGTGAGCGAGGTGGTGTCCTCGATCCAGATTTTGCGGAGAACATCATCTTCCTTATACTCCACGTAGTTCTGTCCGGCTTCCTTATCGAATACGGGTGTCAGCTTCTTCTCGGCGATAATCTCCTTGACCGCATTCATGCTGACAGCCTTAGAGCTTACCTTGGTCTTCCCCTTCTCGGTAGCTTCCGTCCAGATCCGCGTATAGAGCGGCACTCCCAGAATCAGCTTCTCAGCCGGCACCTCATCCTCCTCGATAATCCGGTTCATAGAGGTCTTAACCCACGGTAGAGATGCTACTGATCCTGCAACCGGACTGGCTGCCCAGTGCTCGTCGTAGGCCATTACAACCAGGAAGTCGGATACGGCGGCAAGCGCCCGGCGGTCGAGGAACAGGGACCACATCTCGCTCTTGGACTTCGGCGTAACATCAATAGAGACAATCAGATTCCGGCTCTGGGCCATCGGCTTCAGTTCCCGCATGAACTGCGTTACGTTCGGTCCATCCTTGGTGTACACATTCTCGAAGTCGATATTAATCCCGTCTAAGTTATACAGGTCTGCATACTTTAGCATCTGAACAATGGCATTCATCCGATTGTCATATGTGGATAAGGCTTCAGTAGTCAAATCGGGTTCAAAGCTGTTGCTGAGCAGCCCCCATACCTCCATCCCTTGATTATGCGCCCAATCCACATAAGAGCGGTCTGCCTGGCTGCGCACATTCCCCTTCACATCAATAATGCTGAACCAGGTGGGGCTAACCACATTAATTCCAGGCAAGGCTGCGAATTTGGCGGGATTCGGCTTGCGTTCGTACACAGCTTCCCAGAACATATTAACCGGCTTATCCTTCCAGCTGCGCTGCGCACGTGTAGGTGTTTCGGGCTTTTTCTCTACAGTTCGGGTACCGTCTTCGGTAATATCATCCGCCTGGGCGTAACCCGAATAACCATTATCAAGCTGAGCGAATACCCAGTCCTTCGTGTCCGTGTTCCAGATTCGTACGACATCCCCGGGGTTCATATCAGCAAAAATCGGTGCATGCACCGAGGGTTCACTGCGCAGGGCTTTCGTTTTCCCGCCTTCTTTGCCCTTCACCTTGCCAAGCGGCACCGATTCACCTGCAGTCATTAGCAGCACTGCACCGGTATTCGTATCCTCTTCGATCTCGAAGCCGTACAGATTCTCCAGTGTATCTGCCGGAAGATAGGTCACTTTATCTTTAACCTCGGGAGCAAGGCGAAGCTGCAGAGGTTCATTGTTCAGCGCTGCGGCTGTTGATTCCTCCTGCATGTACAGTAGACTGCTGTCCGTTGAGAGAATAACTGATTTGCTTTCTTTTTCATAACGGATAGAAGAATCTACATATTCCTGCAAAAAAGGCAGCGGTAAAAGCAGCCCGTCCCCCGTACCCGATGCTGAATAGCCGGTAAGCTGTCCCTTCACAAAAATCGGCTTGTCCAGCCCCTTCCAGTCCGGGTCCACATGCTGGCGGTTCGGCAGTACATAATAAACAACCCAAAAGGCTGCGGCGGCTATGATGACAAGTCCCAATAAGCGGCGAGTAAGACTTCCACGCTTCGTGACGCGTCTTTGTCTCTGTCTTCTGTCCAAAATAGGTCCTCCAAACCATTCGTTGATTTTTAAAAGCAGGCATCACTTCTGTTAAGTATACGCCATGCAGCCGAGCTTGGTTGCGCGAATCTCTTGGAAGGTTTGTATTTTTGTAACAGCATCTTTCTCTCTCCTTACAAAAAAGCGTGCAGAATCCGCATTCGGACTCTACACGCTTATAGGTGTTATTCCATTCAGTGCTGCTTCTCGCTGCAGCCTTTGCACACACCGTACAGCTCCATACGCAATCCATGAATCTTGAAGCCCGTGGCCCGTTCGGCCTGCTGCTCTACCTCATGAAGAGTAGAATAGCTGAAATCCTCAATCTTGCCGCATTCCTGGCAGATAACATGATAATGATCAGATACATTGGCGTCGAAACGGCTGGAATTATCACCGTAGGTCAGCTCACGGACCATACCTGCTTCCATGAACATCTTAAGATTGTTATACACAGTTGCCACACTCATACTCGGAAACTGAGGCTCAAGTGCCCGGTAGATATCGTCTGCCGTAGGATGATTCATCGCTTCCATCAGATACGTTAGAATCGCATGACGCTGAGGCGTAATACGGACACCGGTTGTCTTGAGTTGCTCCAATGCATGCTGTACGCCACTACCCATCCATGCCACCGCCTTTGATTATACAACTTAATAATAATTCTAATGTAATTGTATGACTCTGCTTTCAACGTTGTCAATGACGTCATTACATTATATTCATTATTATATAATAAAAATTCCTTATTTCAATATTTGCTCACATTTAAATTGCTGTTTCCGTCTACACGCAGCTTGAATTCACCGGTTCCGATCTGGCCGGAAAGCACCTTTTTGTCAATCACGAGCCCTGGCAGGTCTGTTACGATATCTCCATATCCGCTGGAGCCCTCCACCGTATAATTACCTGTTAGCGGCAGGAACAGTTCAATATCCCCCACGGCACTGTATACATCCCAGTCTCCCCCGAAATCCCCGGAGCGGATGCTGATCCGGCCGTTCAGGGATTCGGCATGCAGCTTGGATCTTGCTCCGGATACCTCTACATTGCCATTCTTCGTGGACAGATCCAGCGTATCCCCGCTGTCATATGCCGTGATGTTGCCGACCGCCGTTGACAGCTTCAGGGCCCCTCTAACATCCCAAGCCCCCATATCGCCTCCGCTTGTCCCCAGCTCCACATTGCCCAGGACATCTCTGGCGCGCACCGCGCCGTTTAAGGTTTTACCTTTTACATTGCCGTAAATGCGGTGCAGAATCAGCTCCCCGTTCCCGGTCTCCAGCGAGATGTCGGCAATGGCTTCCACATTCTGCAGGGTAATTCCGCCATTCATCGTACGGACGTTCAGGTCGAACCGCC is part of the Paenibacillus sp. FSL M7-0420 genome and harbors:
- a CDS encoding glycosyl hydrolase family 18 protein, translating into MDRRQRQRRVTKRGSLTRRLLGLVIIAAAAFWVVYYVLPNRQHVDPDWKGLDKPIFVKGQLTGYSASGTGDGLLLPLPFLQEYVDSSIRYEKESKSVILSTDSSLLYMQEESTAAALNNEPLQLRLAPEVKDKVTYLPADTLENLYGFEIEEDTNTGAVLLMTAGESVPLGKVKGKEGGKTKALRSEPSVHAPIFADMNPGDVVRIWNTDTKDWVFAQLDNGYSGYAQADDITEDGTRTVEKKPETPTRAQRSWKDKPVNMFWEAVYERKPNPAKFAALPGINVVSPTWFSIIDVKGNVRSQADRSYVDWAHNQGMEVWGLLSNSFEPDLTTEALSTYDNRMNAIVQMLKYADLYNLDGINIDFENVYTKDGPNVTQFMRELKPMAQSRNLIVSIDVTPKSKSEMWSLFLDRRALAAVSDFLVVMAYDEHWAASPVAGSVASLPWVKTSMNRIIEEDEVPAEKLILGVPLYTRIWTEATEKGKTKVSSKAVSMNAVKEIIAEKKLTPVFDKEAGQNYVEYKEDDVLRKIWIEDTTSLTARVELAQSLKLGGVAAWNRSFASPEAWEALKGIIK
- the perR gene encoding peroxide-responsive transcriptional repressor PerR, which encodes MGSGVQHALEQLKTTGVRITPQRHAILTYLMEAMNHPTADDIYRALEPQFPSMSVATVYNNLKMFMEAGMVRELTYGDNSSRFDANVSDHYHVICQECGKIEDFSYSTLHEVEQQAERATGFKIHGLRMELYGVCKGCSEKQH